One Falco peregrinus isolate bFalPer1 chromosome 6, bFalPer1.pri, whole genome shotgun sequence DNA segment encodes these proteins:
- the CIMAP1B gene encoding outer dense fiber protein 3B, translating to MSASAWVGSWRPHRPRGPIAALYSSPGPKYGLPTNVGYHLHDPSRGRAPAYSFGVRTGGQREERSPGPAYLLPPGTTAKGKDGTPAFSIYGRPRDLPPIRTPGPGCYSPERASRVAFPSVPACSLRSRTQQGSKQQTPGPAAYQLPPMLGPRVVSKSSAPNYSIPGRSNVGAFYQDLCKTPGPCSYRVVDTDVYKRRAPQYSMLARKPIPGDTTTKPGPGAYNLQQQGQQRGLTFGIRHSDYLAPLIVDVLD from the exons ATGTCAGCCAGCGCCTGGGTGGGCAGCTGGAGGCCCCACCGCCCCCGGGGCCCCATTGCCGCTCTCTACAGCAGCCCTGGGCCCAAGTATGGGCTTCCCACAAACGTCG GCTACCATCTGCATGACCCCTCCCGCGGCCGCGCACCTGCCTACAGCTTCGGGGTGCGTAcgggggggcagcgggaggaGCGCTCCCCGGGGCCAGCATACCTGCTGCCCCCTGGGACCACCGCCAAGGGCAAGGACGGGACCCCCGCCTTCTCCATCTATGGCCGCCCCCGTGACCTGCCACCCATCCGCACCCCTGGGCCAG gctgctACTCCCCGGAGAGGGCCAGCAGGGTGGCCTTCCCCTCCGTGCCCGCCTGCTCCCTCCGCTCCCGCACCCAGCAGGGCTCCAAACAGCAGACACCAG GGCCCGCAGCCTACCAGCTGCCCCCCATGCTGGGGCCCCGTGTGGTGAGCAAGAGCTCGGCCCCCAACTACTCCATACCGGGACGCAGCAACGTTGGTGCCTTCTACCAGGACCTGTGCAAG ACACCGGGGCCCTGCAGCTACCGTGTGGTGGACACCGACGTCTACAAGCGGCGGGCACCACAGTACAGCATGCTGGCGCGCAAACCCATCCCTGGTGACACCACCACCAAGCCTGGACCCGGTGCCTACAACCTCCAGCAG cagggccagcagcggGGGCTGACATTCGGGATCCGGCACTCGGACTACCTGGCTCCCCTCATCGTGGATGTGCTTGACTAG